The stretch of DNA CACCACGCTGCCGCTGTTCGACAAGCTGGTAGACCGCGAACTGGTGTCCCTCGTTTCGCTGATGGACCACTCGCCGGGCCAGCGCCAGTACGCGGAACTCTCGAAATACCGCGACTATTATCAGGGCAAATACCATCTCACCAACGAGCAGATGGATCGGTTTGAGGAAGAGCAGCTGACGCTGGCGGCGCGCTGGTCACAGCCAAACCGCCAGGCCATTGCCGCCCGCTGTCGCGACCGCAATATTGCCCTCGCCAGCCATGACGATGCCACCTCCGCCCACGTTGTAGAATCCCACGAAATCGGCAGCGTGATCGCCGAGTTCCCGACCACGCTGGAAGCCGCGGAAGCTTCTCGTCGCCACGGCATGAGCGTGCTGATGGGCGCACCGAACATCGTGCGCGGCGGCTCTCACTCCGGCAACGTGGCGGCCAGCCATCTGGCCCAGGCCGGGCTGCTGGATATTCTCTCCTCGGATTACTATCCGGCGAGCCTGCTGGATGCGGCCTTCCGCGTGGCGCACGACGACAGCAACAGCTTCACGCTGGCTCAGGCGGTAAACCTTGTGACGCGCAACCCTGCAAGGGCGCTGAACCTGGCCGACCGTGGGACGCTGGCGGAAGGTAAACGAGCGGATCTGGTGCTGGCACATATGCACGGCGACCATATCCACGTCGATCACGTCTGGCGCCAGGGAACGCGGGTGTTCTGATGAGTAAATTAATCTGGCTGATGGGCCCATCCGGCTCCGGTAAAGACAGCCTGCTGAGCGCCCTGCGCCAGCAGGAGCATGCCAGACTGCTGGTGGCGCACCGCTATATAACCCGCGCCGCCGACGCAGGCTGCGAGAACCACATTGCGCTGAGCGCAAAAGAGTTTGAACAGCGTCAGCAACTGGGGCTGTTCGCCCTGAGCTGGCAGGCGCACGAGCAGTCCTACGGCGTCGGCGTGGAAATGGATATATGGCTCGAGACCGGATTTGACGTGGTGGTTAACGGCTCGCGCCAGCACCTGAAGCAGGCGCGGGAACGCTATGGCGATGGGCTGGTGCCCATCTGCCTGCAGGTTTCTGCCAGTGTGCTGCGCCAACGGCTGGAGCAGCGCGGCAGGGAAAATGCGGAACAGATCGAGCAGCGGCTGCAGCGCGCGGCGCTCTATGCGCCAGAGGGCGGAGATTGTCTGGTACTCAACAACGACGGGAGTCTGCTACAGTCAGCCGAATTATTTATGCGGCTGTTAGCCCAGCACCGCTCGAACGTTATCCCTCTTCACCGCAAGGAGCCCCGCCATGTCTGATGTTGTTAAGTTAAAAGCCGCCGCTATCGAAGACAGCGATACCGTTTACCGCATGATTTGCGAGCTAAAGCAGGCTCAGGCCGACCGCCCAGGCTTTAACGCCTGTTTTACCGAGAACCTGCGCGACCC from Cedecea neteri encodes:
- the phnN gene encoding ribose 1,5-bisphosphokinase, which produces MMSKLIWLMGPSGSGKDSLLSALRQQEHARLLVAHRYITRAADAGCENHIALSAKEFEQRQQLGLFALSWQAHEQSYGVGVEMDIWLETGFDVVVNGSRQHLKQARERYGDGLVPICLQVSASVLRQRLEQRGRENAEQIEQRLQRAALYAPEGGDCLVLNNDGSLLQSAELFMRLLAQHRSNVIPLHRKEPRHV
- the phnM gene encoding alpha-D-ribose 1-methylphosphonate 5-triphosphate diphosphatase, producing the protein MIINNVRLVLEEEVVSGSLEVADGLIRNFAETQSQLPGAHDGGGGWLLPGLIELHTDNLDKFFTPRPKVDWPAHSAMSSHDALMVASGITTVLDAVAIGDVRDGGDRLENLEKMINAVEDTQKRGLNRAEHRLHLRCELPHHTTLPLFDKLVDRELVSLVSLMDHSPGQRQYAELSKYRDYYQGKYHLTNEQMDRFEEEQLTLAARWSQPNRQAIAARCRDRNIALASHDDATSAHVVESHEIGSVIAEFPTTLEAAEASRRHGMSVLMGAPNIVRGGSHSGNVAASHLAQAGLLDILSSDYYPASLLDAAFRVAHDDSNSFTLAQAVNLVTRNPARALNLADRGTLAEGKRADLVLAHMHGDHIHVDHVWRQGTRVF